One window of Pseudochaenichthys georgianus chromosome 18, fPseGeo1.2, whole genome shotgun sequence genomic DNA carries:
- the LOC117463636 gene encoding interferon-induced very large GTPase 1, with protein sequence MTESVSAMDSCDEEEYYDVSDSFPDPCCEEGKNTPAAPESEHVPPPGEVIVLDSDQETVYLGFPPTENSAGFRLQLDYFCETRSGSLTVDDSSPVKVDGLIPGTEYTFSITRIADNGNQSKATSLSVFTEPSPPVQITVDQVSSESLSLHWDPPAGEVESYIVTWFSEGDSVQETTDTNKMTFSNLKPGECYFLQVFTKLRNGRISRPTVTSANTKTHLESLLEDLGLDQHYREKLSLSTVLSIDEKTITDEPTKCNSDLPWYFLKKLMMVNVTARNVKCTSACESNSGDHLDLDNLDKSTHSGDTLNPLDIITALFLCSDGFVQQEMALKMSMCQFSVPLLLPNCDTKQCTLMLWAMRDIVKKYRPQKLSESRGFIEERIVVSELPMISFVRLGECSLSKSEILNKLLSNSQQYHDTFVHSNMECGDSPRRISNGLVEITWYLPCGNKNMDVFSEPVAVANLRGDIASFETQFAFLCQTSAAVFVFFDALDSECELLTNQNHKTQIFLVGNRQSKDFKLDAVKKVATKLDLTNSNILLKTKGMNDADFVKDLREKVSNVFENSQMKMGIEQMSAIAHELGIWIDEDSPECLTAKKNADAITSEIQDLLKYKEAQLPLQGQIWKDLTCLEKEEFRLRKVGSENIEKYKSDLQLQKKRLREKQNSHDISKAMTCFINAISSPGMERCYFLKWMRMNLDNVSRKKLFDLREQYKEKCKNPENKEGIKEIDKQLANSSLGTEHFFREMGQIYEASLSLPETDPARQQLQHLPKLCAELMLDGFPLELVDGEASNIPLRWVSDVLSQLNDLVSPKNKILVVTVLGVQSTGKSTLLNTMFGVQFAVSSGRCTRGAFMLLIKINEDVRKDFNCDFMVIIDTEGLKSPELAQLDNSHEHDNELATLVVGLSDITIMNIAMENSTEMKDILQIVVHAFLRMKEVGKKKPKCQFVHQNVSDVSAHDKNMRDRKLLLQQLNEMTQAAAKMEKKEENMSFTDVMEYSPDTGNCYIPGLWNGTPPMAPVNAGYSEAVYELKKNIIHILGSCGSSANNILEFTEWMKSLWTAVKHENFIFSFRNSLVADAYMKLCTEFNKWEWDFKKEMYTWVTQAETRISNFGTPADKSDKSDMRELHLHLKSEVLTELSKWETKLLENLDKYFKQTEGHVYLVEGYREEFANSAKSLRREMESSVFNQLKAAADIRQGMTELDQIKENHTKELETRVCALIKECRKKNIKMKEQELDEEFDKMWIKTVKELSFTKMKVEDIFTSVSHHLRTNLKQKGGQANGLLSKKTLKEYGLVPFKYTVEGFLNKGADTFKQWFKIPGNAKAVQQTADGIITDCSQMMTDKMKRKSNYHDTYIEEILNMIDERLKNNQEVGTDITFEVSLKQHICADAARRFQKMHEDFLQKKDPYRCLNENKGKFLADFKDVFRNVDQCQKKAEEFTDRCLKPAVEDFVNRSLGPDIIGEMRTSEEFSTRTSFQYSLLLDLLSKGDFKKYQSFISSYEKYVKKWIFNKIVRHFSNGSTTFEDQHLQSCVNSINNAIQKAKTEKCDNLKSFVEVVCQKLVDKLVISQDALGAFMILNNADQEQFAHWLTECVTEMAQPLREKFKKTDIQTKLQSLHVNPQNELFNTLIGCGKQCPFCKAPCEAGGTTHTEHFTSLHRPQALGTYRWSDTEKLCIDICSSLVNSDFSFRCIERKDQPHPYKRYREIYPDWKIPPDASLQASDYWKYVLAKFNDEFAAAYDAKPADIPEAWKEITKEKAEASLKESFLIK encoded by the exons ATGACTGAGAGTGTTTCTGCAATGGATAGCTGTGATGAGGAG GAATATTATGATGTATCAGATTCCTTCCCTGACCCATGCTGTGAGGAAGGAAAGAACACTCCAGCAGCGCCAGAGTCCGAAC ATGTTCCTCCACCAGGGGAAGTAATAGTTCTTGATTCTGACCAGGAGACAGTTTATCTTGGCTTTCCACCCACTGAAAACTCTGCTGGGTTTAGACTACAGTTAGATTACTTCTGTGAAACACGCAGCGGCAGTTTGACTGTTGATGACTCCAGCCCTGTGAAGGTTGATGGGCTAATACCTGGCACTGAGTATACCTTCAGCATCACAAGGATTGCAGACAATGGAAATCAAAGCAAAGCAACCTCGCTATCTGTCTTCACAG AGCCCAGCCCTCCTGTGCAGATTACAGTCGACCAGGTCAGCAGCGAGTCACTGTCTCTGCATTGGGACCCCCCTGCTGGTGAAGTGGAGAGTTACATTGTGACTTGGTTCAGTGAGGGAGACAGTGTGCAAGAGACAACTGACACAAACAAGATGACATTCAGCAACCTGAAGCCAGGGGAGTGTTACTTTCTACAGGTTTTTACAAAACTTCGGAATGGAAGAATAAGCAGGCCAACTGTAACATCTGCCAACACAA AGACACACCTAGAGAGCTTACTGGAGGATCTGGGGTTGGATCAACACTACAGAGAGAAGCTGTCCCTCAGCACAGTTCTAAGCATTGACGAGAAGACCATTACCGATGAACCTACCAAGTGTAATTCAGATCTTCCATGGTATTTTCTGAAGAAACTAATGATGGTTAATGTGACAGCTAGGAATGTGAAATGTACATCTGCATGCGAGTCAAACTCTGGTGATCACTTAGATCTTGATAATCTTGACAAAAGTACACATTCAGGAGACACACTGAATCCCCTTGATATTATCACAGCTCTCTTCCTGTGCTCTGatggttttgttcagcaggaaatgGCCCTCAAAATGTCCATGTGTCAGTTTTCCGTGCCTCTGTTGCTTCCCAACTGTGACACAAAGCAGTGCACACTCATGCTTTGGGCCATGAGAGACATTGTTAAAAAGTACAGACCTCagaaactttcagaatccagGGGATTTATTGAAGAGAGAATTGTTGTCTCTGAACTTCCAATGATAtcttttgtgagactgggtgaGTGCTCCTTGTCCAAGTCAGAGATCCTCAATAAGCTTCTGAGCAATTCTCAGCAGTACCATGACACATTTGTTCACTCCAACATGGAGTGTGGTGACAGCCCAAGGAGAATATCCAATGGATTGGTTGAAATAACTTGGTACCTACCTTGTGGGAACAAAAACATGGATGTCTTCAGCGAGCCAGTTGCTGTAGCTAACCTTCGTGGGGACATTGCTTCATTTGAAACACAATTTGCTTTCTTGTGTCAGACATCTGCAGCAGTTTTTGTGTTCTTTGATGCTTTGGACTCTGAGTGTGAGCTGCTAACCAACCAAAACCACAAGACCCAGATCTTCTTGGTGGGTAACCGTCAAAGCAAAGATTTCAAATTAGATGCTGTAAAAAAGGTAGCAACCAAGTTGGACTTGACTAATAGCAACATCCTTTTAAAGACTAAGGGCATGAATGATGCAGACTTTGTCAAAGATTTGCGGGAAAAAGTCAGCAATGTATTTGAAAACTCACAGATGAAGATGGGAATTGAACAAATGTCTGCCATTGCCCATGAACTGGGAATCTGGATTGACGAAGACTCTCCAGAGTGCCTGACAGCGAAGAAAAATGCAGATGCCATCACTTCAGAAATTCAAGACCTTCTTAAATACAAAGAAGCTCAGCTTCCCTTGCAAGGCCAAATATGGAAGGACCTTACTTGCTTGGAGAAGGAAGAATTCCGGCTTCGGAAAGTTGGGTCTGAAAATATAGAAAAGTACAAAAGTGATCTTCAGCTACAGAAAAAACGTCTTCGGGAAAAACAGAACTCTCATGACATCTCAAAGGCAATGACATGTTTCATCAATGCAATATCAAGCCCAGGGATGGAGAGGTGCTATTTCCTGAAATGGATGCGAATGAACCTCGATAACGTGTCTCGGAAAAAACTCTTTGACCTCAGGGAGCAGTACAAAGAAAAATGCAAAAACCCCGAGAACAAAGAGGGGATCAAGGAGATTGACAAACAACTTGCCAACAGCTCATTAGGGACTGAACACTTCTTCCGTGAGATGGGGCAGATCTATGAAGCTTCCCTTTCCCTTCCTGAAACAGACCCAGCACGTCAACAACTACAGCATCTCCCCAAGCTATGTGCTGAGTTAATGCTTGATGGATTTCCACTTGAGCTGGTAGATGGAGAAGCATCCAACATACCTCTCAGATGGGTGAGTGACGTTCTCTCTCAGCTCAATGACTTGGTGTCTCCTAAGAACAAGATCCTGGTAGTCACAGTTCTTGGAGTTCAGAGCACAGGAAAGTCCACTCTCCTCAACACCATGTTTGGAGTGCAGTTTGCAGTCAGCAGTGGTCGATGCACTCGAGGTGCCTTTATGTTGCTGATTAAaatcaatgaagatgtcagaaaaGACTTCAACTGTGACTTCATGGTGATCATTGACACCGAGGGCTTAAAGTCACCAGAGCTCGCACAACTGGACAACAGCCACGAGCACGACAATGAGCTTGCAACACTTGTTGTGGGGCTGAGTGATATCACCATCATGAATATTGCAATGGAGAATTCAACAGAAATGAAGGACATCCTACAGATAGTTGTACACGCTTTCCTCAGGATGAAAGAGGTGGGAAAAAAGAAGCCCAAATGTCAGTTTGTTCACCAGAATGTGTCGGATGTTTCAGCCCATGACAAGAACATGCGAGACAGGAAACTGCTCCTGCAGCAGTTAAACGAGATGACCCAGGCAGCAGCCAAAATGGAAAAGAAAGAAGAGAACATGAGCTTCACTGATGTGATGGAGTACAGTCCAGACACTGGCAACTGTTACATTCCTGGACTCTGGAATGGAACCCCACCGATGGCACCAGTCAATGCAGGCTACAGCGAGGCTGTCTATGAGCTCAAGAAGAACATCATCCACATTTTGGGAAGTTGTGGATCATCAGCTAATAATATCTTGGAGTTTACGGAGTGGATGAAGAGCCTGTGGACGGCAGTAAAACATGAAAACTTCATCTTTAGCTTCAGAAACAGTCTCGTGGCTGATGCATACATGAAGCTGTGCACAGAATTCAACAAGTGGGAATGGGACTTCAAAAAAGAAATGTACACATGGGTTACACAAGCTGAAACAAGAATTTCTAACTTCGGTACACCTGCTGATAAATCAGACAAATCTGACATGAGAGAACTTCATTTGCATTTGAAAAGTGAAGTTTTGACAGAGCTGTCTAAATGGGAAACAAAGCTTCTCGAAAATCTGGACAAATACTTCAAGCAAACAGAGGGTCATGTCTATCTTGTTGAAGGATACAGAGAGGAGTTTGCAAACAGTGCAAAGAGCCTTAGACGAGAAAtggaaagctctgtgtttaatcAACTCAAAGCTGCAGCCGACATCAGACAGGGGATGACAGAACTTGATCAAATCAAGGAGAACCACACAAAGGAATTGGAGACCAGAGTATGTGCATTGATTAAAGAATGTCGGAAGAAAAACATCAAGATGAAAGAGCAAGAGCTGGATGAAGAATTTGACAAGATGTGGATTAAAACAGTGAAGGAACTttcctttacaaaaatgaaggtTGAGGACATTTTCACCAGTGTGTCTCACCACCTGAGAACAAATCTAAAACAGAAGGGAGGTCAAGCGAATGGTTTGTTGAGTAAAAAAACCCTGAAAGAGTATGGACTGGTGCCTTTTAAATATACAGTTGAAGGATTCTTGAATAAAGGTGCAGACACATTTAAACAGTGGTTTAAAATACCAGGTAATGCAAAGGCTGTACAACAAACAGCTGACGGCATCATTACAGATTGCTCACAGATGATGACTgacaaaatgaaaagaaagagcaattACCATGATACTTATATCGAGGAGATTCTAAACATGATTGATGAGAGGCTGAAAAACAATCAGGAAGTTGGAACAGACATCACTTTTGAAGTCTCTCTAAAACAGCACATCTGTGCAGACGCAGCCAGAAGGTTCCAGAAGATGCATGAAGATTTCCTCCAAAAGAAGGATCCCTACAGATGTCTGAACGAAAACAAAGGAAAGTTTCTTGCTGATTTCAAAGACGTGTTCCGTAATGTAGACCAGTgccagaagaaggcagaagaATTCACAGACCGATGCTTGAAGCCTGCAGTCGAAGACTTTGTCAACCGCTCCCTGGGTCCTGATATCATTGGTGAAATGAGGACAAGTGAGGAGTTCAGCACAAGAACGTCCTTCCAGTATTCACTTTTACTGGATCTGCTCTCAAAGGGTGACTTTAAAAAGTACCAGAGCTTTATTTCCTCATATGAGAAATATGTAAAGAAATGGATATTCAACAAAATAGTGCGACACTTCTCAAATGGGTCGACAACGTTTGAGGATCAACATCTCCAGTCATGTGTCAACAGCATAAATAATGCTATCCAGAAAGCTAAAACAGAAAAGTGTGACAACCTAAAGTCATTTGTTGAAGTTGTCTGTCAGAAACTTGTTGACAAACTGGTCATTTCCCAGGATGCTCTTGGGGCATTCATGATCCTGAACAATGCCGACCAGGAACAGTTTGCTCACTGGCTCACTGAGTGTGTGACGGAGATGGCACAACCTCTTAGAGAGAAGTTTAAGAAAACAGACATCCAAACTAAACTACAGAGCCTTCATGTGAATCCTCAGAACGAGCTTTTCAACACACTGATTGGATGTGGTAAACAGTGTCCGTTCTGCAAAGCGCCCTGTGAGGCAGGAGGAACAACCCACACTGAGCACTTCACTTCACTTCATCGCCCACAGGCTCTGGGTACATACAGATGGAGTGATACAGAAAAACTTTGCATTGACATATGCTCTTCCCTAGTGAACAGTGACTTTTCTTTTCGCTGCATTGAAAGAAAAGATCAACCGCACCCTTACAAGCGTTACAGGGAAATCTATCCGGACTGGAAAATCCCACCAGATGCAAGCCTCCAGGCATCAGACTACTGGAAATATGTACTGGCAAAGTTCAACGATGAGTTTGCAGCAGCATACGATGCAAAGCCTGCTGATATTCCTGAAGCTTGGAAAGAAATCACAAAGGAGAAAGCAGAGGCAAGCCTcaaagagtcatttcttatcaaATGA
- the pop7 gene encoding ribonuclease P protein subunit p20, with translation MSDPRTPGMSAVPQAAPVHTDSTSPAVEMDPVEYTLRKRLPRKLPKRRNDVYVNMKTDFRAQLARCQKLLEGGAHREICVHGLGLAINRAINIALQLQASSQGVLQLAANTSTVELVDDLEPEDPDEAGEHLTRTRNNSAIHIKVFYPDPQ, from the coding sequence ATGAGCGATCCACGCACCCCAGGAATGTCCGCCGTCCCCCAGGCAGCCCCGGTGCACACTGACTCCACGTCTCCGGCAGTAGAGATGGACCCCGTGGAGTACACCCTGAGGAAGCGCCTCCCCCGGAAGCTCCCAAAGAGACGGAACGACGTCTACGTCAACATGAAGACTGATTTCCGGGCTCAACTGGCACGCTGTCAGAAGCTGCTGGAAGGCGGGGCTCACAGGGAGATCTGTGTCCACGGCCTGGGCCTGGCCATCAACAGAGCCATCAACATCGCCCTCCAGCTGCAGGCCAGCAgccagggggtgctgcagctggCAGCCAACACCTCCACCGTGGAGCTGGTGGATGACCTGGAGCCTGAAGATCCAGACGAGGCCGGCGAGCACCTGACGCGTACACGCAACAACTCAGCCATTCATATCAAGGTTTTCTACCCTGACCCCCAGTGA